In the genome of Rhodoplanes sp. Z2-YC6860, one region contains:
- a CDS encoding alcohol dehydrogenase, which produces MRSFQVCQCGEPLQCNEMPDPKPAGTEVLLKVLAAGVCHSDLHLSDGYFDLGGGKKLSIVERGMKMPVTLGHENVGEVVAVGPDARGVKIGDWRLVDPWMGCGECPVCKRGDEQLCTKPSSIGVFRNGGYSTHLIVPHPRYLFDIGNIPPERAAPLACSGVTTYSALKKIGPTFTTDPVVIIGAGGLGLMGLALHKAMGGHSAVVVDIDPAKRDAAKKAGAVAVIDGAAPDAAKQIIAATGGGAWAVIDLVGSAATAKLGLDSLCKAGKLILVGLYGGEITLSLPPFPMKAITIQGSYTGSLTETAELIDLVKRTGLPSVPVATRPLDDVNAVLSELRAGKVVGRVVLTPAAR; this is translated from the coding sequence ATGCGCAGCTTCCAGGTCTGCCAGTGCGGCGAGCCGCTGCAATGCAACGAGATGCCTGATCCCAAGCCTGCCGGGACGGAGGTTCTGCTGAAGGTTCTGGCCGCGGGCGTCTGCCACAGCGATCTGCATCTCTCCGACGGCTATTTCGATCTCGGCGGCGGCAAGAAACTCAGCATCGTGGAGCGCGGCATGAAGATGCCGGTCACGCTCGGTCACGAGAATGTCGGCGAGGTGGTCGCCGTCGGTCCTGATGCACGCGGCGTGAAAATTGGCGACTGGCGGTTGGTCGATCCGTGGATGGGCTGTGGCGAATGCCCGGTCTGCAAGCGGGGCGACGAGCAGCTTTGCACCAAGCCCAGCAGCATCGGCGTGTTCAGGAATGGCGGCTACAGCACGCATCTGATTGTGCCGCACCCGCGCTATCTGTTCGATATCGGCAACATCCCGCCGGAGCGAGCCGCGCCGCTCGCCTGCTCGGGCGTGACGACCTACAGCGCGCTGAAGAAGATCGGGCCGACCTTCACAACCGATCCGGTGGTGATCATCGGCGCCGGCGGACTCGGTCTCATGGGCCTCGCCTTGCACAAGGCTATGGGCGGGCACAGCGCGGTGGTGGTCGATATCGATCCGGCGAAGCGCGATGCCGCGAAGAAGGCCGGCGCGGTGGCCGTGATCGACGGCGCGGCGCCCGACGCCGCCAAGCAGATCATTGCCGCGACGGGCGGCGGCGCCTGGGCAGTGATCGACCTGGTTGGCTCGGCCGCGACGGCCAAGCTCGGCCTCGACAGCCTTTGCAAGGCCGGCAAGCTCATTCTCGTCGGACTCTACGGCGGCGAGATCACACTGTCGCTGCCGCCGTTCCCGATGAAGGCGATCACGATTCAGGGTTCCTACACCGGAAGCCTCACCGAGACCGCGGAGCTGATCGACCTTGTCAAACGCACGGGCTTGCCGTCCGTGCCGGTCGCAACCCGGCCGCTCGACGACGTCAACGCCGTCTTGAGCGAGTTGCGGGCCGGAAAAGTGGTCGGCCGGGTCGTGCTGACGCCGGCCGCCCGCTGA
- a CDS encoding transglycosylase domain-containing protein, translated as MGAPKGKERREPVFNAAPSVELDADDTAPRRNKSASSDKPAPRPKAKPKSKRKRASSSGSGGGGRSWGALIGRAAYWGAVGGLWMVIAAIGVTIWIGAHLPPIQSLEIPKRPPTIKIVDATGQVLATRGNMGGGVVPLKDLPRYVPQAFIAIEDRRFYSHYGVDPIGIIRALAANVLRRGVSQGGSTITQQLAKNLFLTQDRTLTRKVQEVGLALWLEHKFSKAQILDMYLNRVYFGAGAYGVEAAAARYFNKPAQKLTVAEAAMLAGLVRSPSRLAPSRNPNGAEKRAQLVLAAMVDMKFINDDAAKVALIEPAHAERPPGAGSLGYAADWIMDVLDDVVGRVDQDIVVEATIDPAMQTAAETALVDELNKNGVKAGVGQGAIVAMTPDGAVRALVGGRNYAESQFNRAVAAKRQPGSSFKPFVYLTALERGLTPDTVREDKPIAIKGWHPENYTHQYFGPVTLTKALSMSLNTVSVRLTMEFGPTAVVRTAHRLGIASKLEPNASIALGTSEVSVLEMVGAYAPLANGGMAVSPHVIRRVRTAGGKLLYDRKPDRLGRIIEPRIVSMMNSMLQETLLTGTAHKAELPGWPAAGKTGTSQEFRDAWFIGYTGHLVAGVWLGNDDSSPTKKTTGGGLPVEIWSRFMRSAHQGVPVAALPGVSSGGFMTAGFTPPWNAQPPAPLSDAEAQVRPQTQAQAQVRPEADSGLDGWLIDRLMGRR; from the coding sequence ATGGGTGCGCCCAAGGGCAAAGAACGACGGGAGCCCGTCTTTAACGCGGCCCCCTCGGTCGAGCTCGACGCCGATGACACGGCGCCGCGCCGCAACAAATCCGCGTCCTCCGACAAGCCGGCGCCCCGCCCCAAAGCCAAGCCAAAGTCAAAGCGCAAGCGCGCCTCAAGTAGCGGCAGCGGAGGCGGCGGCCGAAGCTGGGGGGCCCTGATCGGACGGGCCGCCTATTGGGGCGCGGTCGGTGGCCTCTGGATGGTGATTGCCGCCATTGGCGTGACCATCTGGATCGGAGCCCACCTGCCGCCGATCCAATCGCTGGAAATCCCCAAGCGCCCGCCGACCATCAAGATCGTCGACGCCACCGGGCAGGTGCTTGCCACCCGCGGCAACATGGGCGGCGGCGTGGTGCCGCTGAAGGACCTTCCACGGTACGTGCCGCAGGCCTTCATCGCCATCGAAGATCGCCGGTTCTATTCGCACTACGGCGTCGACCCGATCGGCATCATCCGCGCTCTCGCCGCTAACGTGCTGCGCCGTGGCGTGTCGCAAGGCGGCTCGACCATCACGCAGCAACTCGCCAAGAACCTGTTCCTGACCCAGGACCGCACCCTCACCCGCAAGGTGCAGGAGGTCGGCCTCGCGCTCTGGCTCGAACACAAGTTCAGCAAGGCGCAGATCCTCGACATGTACTTGAACCGCGTCTATTTCGGCGCCGGCGCTTATGGCGTCGAGGCCGCCGCGGCGCGCTATTTCAACAAGCCGGCGCAGAAGCTCACCGTCGCCGAGGCTGCGATGCTCGCAGGCCTCGTGCGCTCGCCGTCGCGCCTTGCGCCGAGCCGCAACCCGAATGGCGCCGAGAAGCGCGCCCAGCTCGTGCTCGCCGCCATGGTGGACATGAAGTTCATCAACGACGATGCCGCGAAGGTTGCGCTGATCGAGCCGGCCCATGCGGAGCGGCCGCCGGGCGCGGGCTCGCTCGGCTATGCGGCCGACTGGATCATGGATGTGCTCGACGACGTGGTCGGCCGCGTCGATCAGGACATCGTGGTCGAGGCCACGATTGATCCGGCGATGCAGACCGCAGCCGAGACCGCGCTGGTCGACGAGCTCAACAAGAATGGCGTCAAGGCCGGCGTCGGCCAGGGCGCGATCGTGGCGATGACGCCCGATGGCGCCGTGCGGGCGCTGGTCGGCGGCCGAAACTACGCCGAGAGCCAGTTCAACCGCGCTGTGGCGGCCAAGCGCCAGCCGGGTTCGTCATTCAAGCCGTTCGTCTATCTCACCGCGCTCGAACGCGGGCTGACGCCGGACACGGTGCGCGAGGACAAGCCGATCGCGATCAAGGGCTGGCACCCGGAGAACTACACGCACCAATACTTCGGCCCGGTCACGCTGACCAAGGCGCTGTCGATGTCGCTCAACACCGTGTCGGTGCGGCTGACGATGGAATTCGGTCCGACCGCAGTGGTGCGCACTGCGCACCGGCTCGGCATCGCCTCCAAACTCGAGCCCAACGCCTCGATCGCGCTCGGCACGTCGGAAGTCTCAGTGCTCGAAATGGTCGGCGCCTATGCGCCCCTCGCCAACGGCGGCATGGCGGTCTCGCCCCACGTGATCAGGCGGGTGCGCACGGCAGGCGGCAAGCTGCTCTATGACCGCAAGCCCGACCGCCTCGGCCGGATCATCGAGCCGCGCATCGTTTCGATGATGAACTCAATGCTGCAGGAGACATTGCTCACCGGCACCGCGCACAAAGCGGAATTGCCTGGCTGGCCGGCTGCCGGCAAGACCGGCACGTCGCAGGAATTCCGCGACGCCTGGTTCATCGGCTACACCGGCCACCTCGTCGCGGGCGTCTGGCTCGGCAACGACGATTCATCGCCGACCAAGAAGACCACCGGCGGCGGGCTGCCGGTCGAGATCTGGAGCCGCTTCATGCGGAGCGCGCATCAGGGCGTGCCGGTCGCGGCTCTGCCAGGAGTCTCCTCGGGCGGCTTCATGACCGCAGGCTTCACGCCGCCGTGGAATGCGCAGCCGCCAGCGCCGCTGTCCGACGCCGAAGCGCAAGTTCGGCCGCAAACGCAGGCGCAAGCCCAAGTCCGCCCGGAAGCCGACAGCGGACTCGACGGCTGGCTGATCGACCGGCTGATGGGCCGGCGCTGA
- a CDS encoding M48 family metallopeptidase: MPLRALFYRRPSEPQTFEVEFDQASFAVRVRRHRQARRYTLRIQAATREVILTMPPRGSLREAKEFAQKHGGWIAARMHRLPQAVPFADGTIVPLRGVEHRIAHRSGVRGTVWTETPSHGMPLLCVAGDAPHIERRVGDYLRREAARDLDAASRRAADELGVAIRRISVRDQSSRWGSCSTTGVLSYSWRLILAPPFVLNYLAVHEVAHLLEMNHSARFWRLVKRVCADSDRAKTWLDVHGSDLHRYGLPVEAC; this comes from the coding sequence ATGCCGCTGCGTGCCCTGTTCTACCGCCGCCCGAGCGAACCGCAGACCTTCGAGGTCGAGTTCGACCAGGCGAGCTTTGCGGTGCGCGTGCGCCGCCACCGCCAGGCACGGCGCTACACGCTGCGCATCCAGGCCGCCACGCGAGAGGTGATTCTGACCATGCCGCCGCGCGGCAGCCTGCGTGAGGCCAAGGAATTTGCCCAGAAGCACGGCGGTTGGATCGCGGCGCGCATGCATCGCCTGCCACAGGCCGTGCCGTTCGCCGACGGCACCATCGTGCCGCTGCGCGGCGTCGAGCACCGCATCGCGCATCGGTCCGGCGTGCGCGGCACGGTGTGGACCGAAACGCCGAGCCACGGCATGCCGTTGCTTTGCGTCGCGGGCGATGCGCCGCATATCGAACGTCGTGTCGGCGATTATCTGCGGCGCGAGGCCGCCCGCGATCTCGACGCGGCGAGCCGGCGCGCCGCCGATGAACTCGGCGTGGCGATCAGGCGGATTTCGGTGCGCGATCAGTCGAGCCGGTGGGGCTCATGCTCCACGACGGGCGTGCTGTCTTATTCCTGGCGGCTCATTCTGGCGCCGCCGTTCGTGCTGAATTACCTGGCGGTGCATGAGGTGGCGCATCTTCTGGAGATGAACCACTCGGCCCGGTTCTGGCGGCTTGTGAAGCGCGTCTGCGCCGATTCCGACCGCGCCAAAACCTGGCTCGACGTTCATGGCAGCGACTTGCATCGCTACGGCTTGCCGGTCGAGGCTTGCTGA
- a CDS encoding polyhydroxyalkanoate depolymerase: MAIGEFGGAPEYGGPMLSSGLYWLYESGHAALQPARAFADVTRLYFKNPLNPLSHTTFGKSLAAGAELFERSTRRYGKPEWRIDSVMVGGERAPIHISTPWERPFCRLLHFERMFCHMPRRPQPKLLIVAPMSGHYATLLRGTVETFLTNHDVYITDWVDARMVPVSEGRFDLDDYIDYVISMLHFLGGDTHVVAVCQPSVPVFAATALMEADNDPYAPRSITLMGGPIDTRVNSTAVNKLAMERGIDWFRRNVITKVPFPHPGVMRDVYPGFLQLNGFVSMNLDRHLDAHRNLFMHLVKGDGDSAQKHREFYDEYLAVMDLTAEFYLQTVDNGFIRHCLPKGEMTHRGRLVDPGAIRNVGLLTVEGEHDDISGLGQTEAAHELCTNLPADKKRHYMQPGVGHYGVFNGSRFRAEVAPRIADFIMSLERPQAARRPVAVKLVS; encoded by the coding sequence ATGGCTATCGGTGAATTTGGCGGGGCGCCAGAATATGGCGGTCCGATGCTGTCGAGCGGCCTGTACTGGCTGTACGAATCGGGCCATGCGGCGCTCCAGCCGGCACGCGCGTTTGCCGATGTAACCCGGCTCTACTTCAAGAACCCGCTCAATCCATTATCGCATACGACCTTCGGCAAAAGCCTTGCGGCCGGCGCCGAGTTGTTCGAGCGTTCGACGCGGCGCTATGGCAAGCCGGAATGGCGCATCGATTCGGTGATGGTCGGCGGCGAGCGTGCCCCGATTCATATCTCGACGCCGTGGGAGCGGCCGTTCTGCCGGCTCCTGCATTTCGAGCGCATGTTCTGCCACATGCCACGGCGGCCGCAACCCAAGCTTCTGATCGTTGCGCCGATGTCGGGACACTACGCGACATTGCTGCGCGGCACGGTCGAAACGTTCCTCACCAATCACGATGTCTACATCACCGATTGGGTCGACGCCCGCATGGTACCGGTCTCGGAAGGCCGCTTCGACCTCGACGATTACATCGATTACGTCATCAGCATGCTGCATTTCCTCGGTGGCGACACGCACGTGGTTGCGGTGTGTCAGCCGTCCGTCCCGGTGTTCGCGGCGACGGCGCTGATGGAGGCCGACAACGATCCCTATGCGCCGCGCTCGATCACGCTGATGGGCGGTCCGATCGACACGCGCGTCAATTCCACGGCCGTGAACAAGCTCGCCATGGAACGGGGCATCGACTGGTTCCGCAGGAACGTCATCACCAAGGTGCCGTTCCCGCATCCCGGTGTGATGCGTGACGTCTATCCGGGCTTCCTGCAGCTCAACGGCTTCGTCAGCATGAACCTCGATCGCCATCTCGATGCGCATCGCAATCTGTTCATGCATCTCGTGAAGGGCGACGGCGACTCGGCGCAGAAGCATCGCGAGTTCTATGACGAGTATCTCGCCGTCATGGACCTCACTGCGGAGTTCTATCTGCAAACCGTGGACAACGGCTTCATCAGGCACTGCCTGCCGAAAGGCGAGATGACCCATCGCGGACGGCTGGTCGATCCCGGGGCGATCCGCAATGTCGGCCTGCTCACCGTCGAAGGCGAGCACGACGACATCTCCGGCCTCGGCCAGACCGAGGCGGCGCACGAACTCTGCACCAACCTGCCGGCCGACAAGAAACGGCACTACATGCAGCCCGGTGTCGGCCATTATGGCGTGTTCAACGGCTCGCGCTTCCGCGCCGAGGTGGCGCCCCGCATCGCCGACTTCATCATGAGCCTGGAGCGGCCCCAGGCGGCCCGACGGCCGGTCGCGGTGAAGCTCGTAAGCTAA
- a CDS encoding multidrug effflux MFS transporter: protein MLQPGSFALTLLLAMLTGLGPLSMDMYLASLPAIGHALDAPPAQVQLTISVYLIGFACAQVFHGPLSDRHGRRPVLLATLGIYLVATLACALSFSIETLIAARFVQAVGGSGASVLARAVVRDMFEGTRIGRELSRMAAIMALAPLLAPMIGGVLQTVFGWRSNFIALICFGTVAWAMVWLLLPETVRRRAPEPVSVVSILRSYRRFLGEPIFVIHMGIAACCLCGLFAWISSAAFVLQDLYGYSAFAFGISFALASGGYLVGTTCAARLVARWGSGRLMGVGCAAMASGGLILALVLVVAPSRSEWLVAAVCIYLFGMGFSLPQSQAGALLPFPDRAGAASSLLGFVTLTSSAAVGAVIGRALGVSAWPPAIALLIVGVLSFVLWWLSRDVRRHGTPAH from the coding sequence ATGCTTCAACCCGGTTCCTTCGCTCTCACCCTGCTGCTTGCCATGCTGACCGGCCTCGGGCCGCTGTCCATGGACATGTATCTTGCCTCGTTGCCGGCGATCGGGCACGCGCTCGACGCGCCGCCGGCGCAGGTGCAGCTCACCATTTCGGTCTATCTGATCGGGTTCGCCTGCGCGCAGGTGTTTCATGGTCCGTTGTCGGATCGCCACGGCAGGCGGCCGGTCCTGCTGGCGACACTTGGCATTTATCTTGTCGCCACGCTTGCCTGCGCGCTGTCGTTCTCCATCGAGACGTTGATCGCTGCGCGTTTCGTTCAGGCGGTCGGCGGCTCGGGTGCTTCAGTGCTGGCCCGCGCCGTGGTCCGCGACATGTTCGAGGGCACGCGCATCGGACGCGAGCTGTCGCGCATGGCCGCGATCATGGCGCTGGCGCCTTTGCTTGCGCCGATGATCGGCGGAGTGCTGCAGACCGTATTCGGCTGGCGTTCGAACTTCATCGCCCTGATCTGCTTCGGAACTGTCGCCTGGGCCATGGTCTGGCTTCTGCTGCCGGAGACGGTGCGTCGCCGCGCACCGGAGCCGGTGTCGGTCGTCTCGATCCTGCGGTCCTACCGGCGCTTCCTCGGCGAGCCGATCTTCGTCATCCATATGGGGATCGCGGCGTGCTGCCTGTGCGGACTGTTCGCGTGGATCTCCAGCGCGGCTTTTGTGCTGCAGGATCTATACGGCTACTCGGCGTTCGCGTTCGGCATCAGCTTCGCGCTGGCTTCGGGGGGCTATCTCGTTGGCACGACCTGCGCGGCCCGTCTGGTCGCGCGCTGGGGAAGCGGGCGGCTGATGGGTGTGGGCTGTGCCGCCATGGCTTCGGGTGGTTTGATCCTTGCTCTGGTGCTTGTCGTTGCGCCGTCGCGTTCGGAATGGCTTGTGGCCGCGGTCTGCATCTATCTGTTCGGCATGGGCTTCAGTCTACCGCAGTCGCAGGCCGGTGCGCTGTTGCCATTTCCGGATCGTGCCGGCGCGGCCTCGTCGCTGCTCGGCTTCGTCACGCTGACCTCGTCTGCGGCGGTCGGCGCCGTGATCGGGCGTGCGCTAGGCGTATCCGCCTGGCCGCCCGCGATCGCGTTGTTGATCGTCGGCGTGCTTTCGTTCGTGTTGTGGTGGCTCAGCCGTGACGTCCGGCGCCACGGCACGCCCGCGCATTGA
- a CDS encoding ABC transporter permease: MSLQSPTRTPKYVAVSPRRVFAMVLRHWYLLSSSWPRLLDLMYWPAVQMLMWGFLQLYISQNAGSPFMRAATTFVGAVMLWDVLFRGQLGFSISFLEEMYARNMGNLMMSPLRPIEFVLALMVQSVIRLSIGMVPVSLLAIWWFDFNLWAMGLALAVFFMNLLLTSWAIGIIVSGILLRHGLGAENMAWGFMFLMLPFTCVYYPVSVLPSWLQTVAWVLPPTYVFEGMRALLIDHVFRADLMLQSFALNAVIFAIGVAVFMVLLRSARREGTLLQGGD; this comes from the coding sequence ATGTCGCTTCAATCTCCAACGCGAACACCGAAATATGTCGCGGTTTCGCCGCGCCGTGTGTTCGCAATGGTGCTGCGGCATTGGTATCTGCTCAGCTCGTCGTGGCCGCGGCTTCTCGATCTGATGTACTGGCCCGCGGTGCAGATGCTGATGTGGGGCTTTCTGCAGCTCTACATCTCGCAGAATGCCGGTTCGCCCTTCATGCGGGCTGCAACCACCTTCGTCGGCGCCGTGATGCTGTGGGACGTTTTGTTTCGCGGCCAGCTCGGCTTCTCGATTTCGTTTCTCGAAGAGATGTACGCCCGCAACATGGGCAACCTGATGATGAGCCCGCTGCGGCCGATCGAGTTCGTGCTGGCGCTGATGGTTCAAAGCGTCATTCGGCTGTCGATCGGCATGGTGCCGGTGTCGCTGCTCGCCATCTGGTGGTTCGATTTCAATCTGTGGGCGATGGGGCTCGCGCTCGCGGTGTTCTTCATGAACCTGCTGCTGACCAGCTGGGCGATCGGCATCATCGTGTCGGGCATTTTACTCCGTCACGGGCTTGGCGCCGAGAACATGGCCTGGGGCTTCATGTTCCTGATGCTGCCGTTCACCTGCGTGTACTACCCGGTGTCCGTGCTGCCGTCGTGGCTTCAGACCGTGGCCTGGGTGCTGCCGCCGACTTACGTGTTCGAGGGCATGCGGGCGCTCTTGATCGACCACGTGTTCCGCGCCGATCTGATGCTGCAATCCTTCGCGTTGAATGCCGTGATCTTTGCCATTGGGGTGGCGGTGTTCATGGTGCTGCTGCGGAGCGCGCGCCGAGAGGGCACGCTGCTGCAAGGCGGCGACTAG
- a CDS encoding ABC transporter ATP-binding protein: protein MSGQLPITIDRLVKRYKTVSAVDGISFAIEAGTCAALLGGNGAGKTTTISTIMGLVEPTSGRVTVLGADMPRERHRVLHRMNFESPYVNMPMRLTVRQNLNVFGMLYGCEDIAGRIRTLSEEFDMGDFLDRPTGKLSSGQKTRVALAKSLINQPEILLLDEPTASLDPDTADWIRGRLEHYRRERGTTILLASHNMSEVERLCDRVIMLKRGRIEDDDTPSGLIARYGRSNLEEVFLDIARGTGEAREAAQ from the coding sequence GTGTCAGGACAATTGCCCATCACCATCGATCGCCTGGTCAAGCGCTACAAGACCGTAAGTGCGGTTGACGGCATTTCGTTCGCGATCGAGGCGGGCACCTGCGCCGCGCTGCTCGGCGGCAACGGCGCCGGCAAGACCACCACCATCTCGACCATCATGGGTCTCGTGGAACCGACCTCGGGACGCGTCACTGTGCTCGGCGCCGACATGCCGCGGGAGCGGCACCGCGTGCTGCATCGCATGAATTTCGAGAGCCCCTACGTCAACATGCCGATGCGGCTCACGGTGCGGCAGAACCTCAATGTGTTCGGCATGCTTTATGGCTGCGAGGATATCGCGGGCCGCATCCGCACCTTGTCGGAAGAATTCGACATGGGTGATTTTCTCGACCGGCCGACAGGCAAGCTGTCGTCAGGACAGAAGACCCGCGTGGCGCTGGCAAAATCGTTGATCAATCAGCCCGAGATTCTTCTGCTCGACGAGCCGACCGCCTCGCTTGATCCCGATACGGCGGACTGGATTCGCGGCCGGCTGGAGCATTATCGCCGCGAGCGCGGCACAACGATCCTGCTTGCCTCGCATAACATGAGCGAGGTCGAGCGTCTGTGTGATCGCGTCATCATGCTCAAGCGCGGCAGGATCGAGGACGACGACACGCCGTCGGGATTGATCGCGCGCTACGGCCGCAGCAATCTCGAAGAGGTGTTTCTCGATATCGCGCGCGGCACCGGCGAAGCGCGGGAGGCCGCGCAATGA
- a CDS encoding [protein-PII] uridylyltransferase, giving the protein MLTLEKPTARLDRPFEKRELDAELAKLAKDHTGSEQELRRAVTQRLKTVLAEGRAHAEKLLLKDRQGGRCAERLCAMTDDIIAVLFEFVVKNLYPSENPAEAERMAIVATGGYGRGLMAPGSDIDLLFLLPYKQTAWGESVAEAILYCLWDLGLKVGHATRSVDECIKQAKADMTIRTALLEARFLLGDKKLFDELATRFDKQVVQGTGPEFVAAKLAEREERHRRGGQSRYLVEPNVKDGKGGLRDLHTLFWIAKYVYRVQDVGELVDRGVFDAEELRVFRRCEDFLWSVRCNMHFVAGRAEERLSFDIQREIAVRLGYTEHPGMKDVERFMKHYFLVAKDVGDLTAILCTTLEDRQTKPAPVLSRMMARFRPHGRRALPDSEDFFDDNNRLTIAGPEVFARDPLNLLRMFWLAQKHNLVLHPDAMRAATKSLRLIDHKLRQDPEANRLFLEILTSHDAEIILRRMNETGVLGRFVRAFGRIVAMMQFNMYHHYTVDEHLLRCIGILAEIERGSEEFPLASDLMKKIVPEHRTLLYVALFLHDIAKGRIEDHSIAGARIARVFCPRIGLSPADTETVAWLVEQHLTMSTVAQSRDLSDRKTIENFAAVVQSLERMKLLTILTTVDIRAVGPGVWNGWKAQLLRTLYYETEPVLTGGFSEVNRAQRVAMAQNELRAELKDWPAERMDAYLARHYPAYWLKVDLPHRVEHARFVHEAESANKSTATSFTLESGRGATEITVLAPDHPWLLSTLAGACAATGANIVDAQIFTTTDGRVLDTIAVSREFEQDEDEQRRAARIGETIEKALSGTLKLPEVVARRSASKGRFKAFAVEPEVTINNQWSNRYTVIEVTGLDRPGLLYELTATLSKLSLNITSAHVATFGERVVDVFYVTDLLGAKIASPTREMAIKRSLMQLLAPPA; this is encoded by the coding sequence ATGCTCACCTTGGAAAAACCGACGGCTCGCCTCGACCGGCCGTTTGAAAAGCGCGAACTCGACGCCGAACTAGCGAAGCTCGCGAAGGACCACACCGGTTCCGAGCAGGAGCTGCGGCGTGCCGTGACGCAGCGGCTGAAGACGGTGCTGGCCGAGGGCCGCGCGCACGCCGAGAAATTGCTGCTCAAGGATCGCCAGGGCGGCCGCTGCGCCGAGCGGCTCTGCGCGATGACGGACGACATCATCGCTGTGCTGTTCGAGTTCGTCGTCAAGAATCTCTATCCGTCGGAAAATCCGGCCGAAGCGGAGCGGATGGCGATCGTGGCGACCGGCGGCTACGGCCGCGGCCTCATGGCGCCGGGCTCCGACATCGATCTCCTGTTCCTGCTGCCTTACAAACAGACCGCCTGGGGTGAGTCGGTTGCCGAGGCGATTCTCTATTGTCTCTGGGACCTGGGGCTGAAGGTCGGCCACGCCACGCGCTCGGTCGACGAGTGCATCAAGCAGGCCAAAGCGGACATGACGATCCGCACCGCACTGCTCGAAGCTCGCTTCCTGCTCGGCGACAAGAAATTGTTCGACGAACTTGCAACGCGTTTCGACAAGCAGGTGGTGCAAGGCACCGGGCCTGAGTTTGTCGCCGCCAAGCTCGCCGAACGCGAGGAGCGCCACCGCCGCGGCGGCCAGTCGCGCTATCTGGTCGAGCCCAACGTCAAGGACGGCAAGGGCGGCCTGCGCGATCTACACACGTTGTTCTGGATCGCGAAATACGTCTACCGCGTCCAGGACGTCGGCGAGCTGGTCGATCGCGGCGTGTTCGACGCCGAGGAGCTGCGGGTGTTCCGCCGCTGCGAGGATTTCCTCTGGTCGGTCCGCTGCAACATGCATTTCGTCGCCGGCCGCGCCGAGGAGCGGCTGTCATTCGACATCCAGCGCGAGATCGCGGTGCGGCTCGGTTACACCGAGCACCCAGGCATGAAGGATGTCGAGCGCTTCATGAAGCACTACTTCCTGGTCGCCAAGGACGTCGGCGATCTCACGGCGATCTTGTGCACCACGCTGGAAGATCGCCAGACGAAGCCCGCGCCGGTGCTGAGCCGGATGATGGCGCGGTTCCGGCCGCATGGGCGGAGAGCTCTCCCCGACAGCGAGGATTTCTTCGACGACAACAACCGCCTCACCATCGCAGGGCCGGAGGTTTTCGCGCGCGATCCGCTCAATCTGCTCCGGATGTTCTGGCTCGCACAGAAGCACAATCTGGTGCTGCATCCGGACGCCATGCGGGCGGCCACCAAGTCGCTGCGGCTGATCGATCACAAGCTGCGGCAGGATCCCGAAGCCAACCGGTTGTTCCTGGAAATTCTCACGTCGCACGACGCGGAGATCATCCTGCGCCGGATGAACGAAACCGGCGTGCTCGGCCGCTTCGTTCGCGCCTTCGGCCGCATCGTCGCGATGATGCAGTTCAACATGTACCACCACTATACGGTGGACGAGCACCTGCTCCGATGCATCGGGATCCTCGCCGAGATCGAGCGCGGCAGCGAGGAATTCCCGCTGGCCAGCGACCTGATGAAGAAGATCGTGCCGGAGCACCGCACGCTGCTCTATGTGGCGCTGTTCCTGCACGACATCGCCAAAGGCCGCATCGAGGACCATTCGATCGCCGGCGCGCGCATCGCCCGCGTGTTCTGCCCGCGGATCGGGCTGTCGCCCGCCGACACCGAGACGGTGGCGTGGCTGGTCGAGCAGCACCTGACGATGTCGACGGTGGCGCAATCGCGCGACCTGTCGGACAGAAAGACCATCGAGAATTTTGCCGCGGTGGTGCAATCGCTGGAGCGCATGAAGCTGCTCACCATCCTGACCACCGTCGATATCCGTGCGGTCGGCCCCGGCGTATGGAACGGCTGGAAAGCGCAGCTCCTGCGCACGCTTTACTATGAGACCGAGCCCGTCCTGACCGGCGGTTTCTCCGAGGTTAACCGCGCCCAGCGCGTCGCCATGGCGCAGAACGAACTCCGCGCCGAGCTCAAGGACTGGCCGGCCGAACGGATGGACGCTTATCTGGCCCGGCACTATCCGGCCTACTGGCTGAAGGTCGATCTACCGCATCGCGTCGAGCACGCGCGCTTCGTCCACGAGGCCGAAAGCGCCAACAAATCGACGGCGACGAGCTTCACGCTCGAATCCGGGCGTGGCGCGACCGAGATCACGGTGCTGGCGCCCGATCATCCGTGGCTGTTGTCGACGCTCGCCGGTGCCTGCGCCGCGACGGGCGCCAACATCGTCGACGCGCAGATTTTCACCACCACCGACGGCCGCGTGCTCGACACCATCGCGGTGTCCCGCGAGTTCGAGCAGGACGAGGACGAACAGCGGCGCGCCGCACGCATCGGCGAAACCATCGAGAAGGCCCTGAGCGGCACGCTGAAGTTGCCCGAGGTGGTGGCGCGGCGCTCCGCAAGCAAGGGCCGGTTCAAGGCCTTCGCGGTCGAGCCCGAGGTGACCATCAACAACCAATGGTCCAACCGCTACACCGTGATCGAGGTGACGGGCCTCGACCGGCCCGGACTGCTTTACGAGCTCACTGCGACGCTCTCGAAGCTGAGCCTCAACATCACCTCGGCGCACGTCGCGACGTTCGGCGAGCGCGTCGTCGACGTGTTCTATGTCACCGATCTGCTCGGCGCGAAGATCGCCTCGCCGACCCGGGAGATGGCGATCAAGCGCTCGCTGATGCAATTGCTCGCACCGCCGGCATAA